In a single window of the Jaculus jaculus isolate mJacJac1 chromosome 9, mJacJac1.mat.Y.cur, whole genome shotgun sequence genome:
- the LOC101599989 gene encoding transcription initiation factor IIA subunit 2-like, whose amino-acid sequence MAYQLYRNTTLGNSLQESLDELIQSQQITPQLALQVLLQFDKAINSALAQRVRSRVNFRGSLNTCRFCDNVWTFVLNDVEFREVTELIKVDKVKIVACDGKNTGSNTTE is encoded by the coding sequence ATGGCATATCAGTTGTACAGAAATACCACTTTGGGGAACAGCCTTCAGGAGAGCCTAGATGAGCTCATACAGTCTCAACAGATCACCCCTCAACTTGCCCTTCAAGTTCTGCTTCAGTTTGATAAGGCTATAAACTCAGCGCTGGCCCAGAGGGTCAGGAGCAGAGTCAACTTCAGGGGCTCTCTAAATACATGCAGATTCTGTGATAATGTATGGACTTTTGTATTGAATGATGTTGAATTCAGAGAAGTGACGGAACTTATTAAGGTGGATAAAGTGAAAATTGTAGCCTGTGACGGTAAAAATACAGGCTCCAACACCACAGAATGA